The sequence below is a genomic window from Oscillospiraceae bacterium.
CATATTACAGATTAACCCCCTTTATCACTTTATTAAGAGCGGGCGTATGTGCATCCTTTCGGGAATCTCGCCGGAACCCAGTGTATATATTCAATGTATGCTGATCGCCCTCGGGATGCTGGTGGTTGGAGCTGTGGTGTTCCGCAAATGCCAGGATCGATTTGTCCTCTACCTGTGAGGTGAGCATATGAGTAAGAAAACGATGATAGAGGTCAAGGACGTGACCATGCGCTTTCGCATGAATAACGACAAGATCCTTTCCATGAAGGAGTTTGTGACCACCGCACTCCGGGGGAAATTGGAGTACAACGAGTTTACTGCATTGGAACATGTGAGTTTTGAGGTGAAAAAAGGGGAGACCTTAGGCCTTATCGGCCGAAACGGCGCCGGAAAGTCTACCATGCTGAAAGTGATCTCGGGAATCCTGAAACCCACCGAGGGATCGGTAAAGGTAAGCGGGAACATTGTGCCCATGCTGGAACTAGGCAGCGGGTTCGATTTTGACCTGACTGGCCGGGAGAATATCTTTCTTAATGGCGCCATTTTGGGGTACAGCGAGAAGTTTATAAAGGCTAAATATGAGGAGATCGTAGCCTTTTCCGAGCTGGGACAATTTATCGAGATGCCTATTCGGAACTACTCCTCGGGCATGCTGGCCCGACTAGCTTTCTCGGTAGCGTCCATGGTGGAGCCAGAGGTGCTGATTGTGGATGAAATTTTGTCTGTAGGCGATGCGGACTTTCAGGAAAAGAGCCGAAAACGCATGTTGGAGATGATGGGCGGAGGTACCACGGTTCTCTTTGTGTCCCACAACATTCAACAGGTAAAGGAGATGTGCAACCGGGTAGTCTGGCTGGAACATGGACAGGTTAAGGCCATTGGCAAGAGCAACGAGGTATGCAATGAGTATGCCGCAACATGAACCAATAGTGTCGGTTATTATGGGAGTTCGATACCGCCGGGAAGACTTGAACTTGCTGGAACGATCCGTTAACTCCATCTTGGAGCAGACCGTTGGAAATTTTGAATTCTTGATTTGCGAATGGGACTCTACCAACGCCGCCAAGGCGTGGTTGGCGGAACTGGTTCAGAGGGAGCGGCGGGTGCGGATATTACCCGGAAAACCACCGGGGGATCTGGCACAGAATCTGAACATCTGCTTGAGCGAGGCCAAAGGAAAATACATTGCCCGCATGGATGACGATGATTTTTCTCATCCATACCGCTTTGCCAAGCAACTGGCTTATTTAGACAGCCATCCAGAAATCGCTTTCGTAGGTAGCAATGTGACATTGTGCTGCGGTGGGGAGCCGGTGGGTAGCAGACGATTGCCGGAATTTCCAATAGTAAGGGATTTCTATATGACCCAGCCCTTTATCCATCCAGCTTTGATGTTCCGCCGGGAGGTCATGGAGATGGTGAAGGGCTATTCGGGAAATAGGAGTTGTATTCTTTGCGAAGACTACGACCTTCTTCTTCGCCTATATACCAAGGGAGTTCAGGGGGCTAATCTCCAGGAGACGTTGTTTGACTATACGATTCCAGTGAGGGCCAAGGGGAACCGCACCATGGTCCATCGGTGGAACGAAACAGTGACTCGATGGTATCGCTTTAGGGAGTTAAAGGTATTGCCTAGTGCATTGCCCTATGTGGTGAAACCGCTGGTGGTGGGGCTGATGCCTGAGAAGATGGTAAAGAAGTTAAAGAAAAGAAGGGAGGGGAGTGCGTGAGTGACATCAAAATCTTTGTGTCACATCGAATCGACATCAACAGTGAACTCATCGACAACCCTCTCTATGTCCCCGTCCGCTGTGGGGCTGTCTTTGACAAAGAGAATCCTATGGGTATCGCCGGGGATGACACGGGAGATAACATTTCGGATAGACGGATGAGCTTCTGTGAGTTTACGGTCCAGTATTGGGCGTGGAAAAATGTGGAGGCTGACTATTACGGGCTGTGCCATTATCGGCGCTACTTATCATTTGCTGAGAAATATTTTAAAACAGATGAGTTTAACATGGTTTACATACCCATGATGTTGCAGCGAGATAAACAACGATTTGGCCTTTTGAATAGTGCTCACATGGAGACATTGATTTCCCAATATGATGTAGTAACGTCAGAATATGCCTTTGTAGAAAAGATTCCAACGCCAAACGGAAGGAAAAAAACTGTTCGGGAGTTGTGGGATGCACATTGTGGGTATTTTTTTGAGAAAGGCACTATAGAACAGCTACTTGAGCTGATTGATTGCATGGCACCTGAGTATAAGGAGTCGGCTAGAGAATATTTGGAAGGCACACGACACAGGGGCTTTAATTGTTATGTAATGCGAAAAGAACTATTTGTTCGCCTGTGTTGGTTCCAATTTCCCATCATGTTTGAAATTGAGCGAAAGCTAGATACCACAGGTTATAGTCAGACTATGATGCGTACACCAGCTTTTTTGGGAGAGATGATGTATGGTATCTTTCTGTATCACATTACGACACATGAGAACTGGAAGGTCAAAGAACTTCAACTTGTTTTCTTTCGAGAAACCGATAAGTTAAAAGGCCCGCTAGACGTGGCAAGGCGAACGCTGGGCTACGAAGGCGATAAGGTTGTCCGAGCTGTGGTTGACCCACTTTTTCCAAAGGGATCAGAGCGCAGAGAAAAACTGAAAGACATTTATTATGGGATTACTCACGCTAAACGGCGAGGTAAAGCAGAGATAGAGATAAAGTGAGGACAGGAAAGCGATATGCTAAAGACAGATGTAAACGCTGCAAGTATTGAATTGACAGTTGATTATATGCCAATTCCCAAAGTTTTTTCAAAACAAGCGGTTGCAATTAGTTTTTGCTCAAGTGACAAATATGCACCGTTTTGCGGAATTACAATAGAATCAATTATTGAAAATAGTTCTAGTGAACATAATTATGACATTTTTATAATGGAGTTCGATATATCCAATGCGAATAAAACAAAAATCTTATCACTTATTGAAGGTAAAAAGAATTTTTCTATTCGTTATATAAATATGAACCAGGTGCTAAATAAAATAAAGGTAAATACATGGGCACATTTCTCCCCTGTGGCATGTTTTAAATTGTTTTTACTTTCTCCTGCTTTTTCGAATTATGAAAAGATACTTGCACTAGATACTGATTTAATTTTTGCACGCGATGCAGAGAAACTATTTAGCTATGATTTGGGAAATTGCTATATGGGAGCTGTAGATGATGTAATCATGAAAGGGCATGTTTCCCGAGATAAAAAGACATCGGGTTATGCCCCTACTATGCCAGTACGTCAGTATATTTCTGAATATCTCGGATTTGGCACTGATGAGAATTATTATAATACAGGAGTAGCATTAATAAATTTAAAAGCGTGCCAAGGCTTAAATCTTTTAGATAAGGCATTGCAAAAATCGTATGTTAAAGGGTATACATATCAGGAACAAGATATTTTAAATGAGCTGTTTGCCGGCCATATCTTAGATATTGATTGCAAATGGAATGTTGTGGGAATTGAGCAGACGGAGAAAATTAAAGAAGGGCTATCAAAGGATTTAATTGAAAAATATGAAGAGTCATTAGAAAATCCTTATGTTATCCATTTTGCTGGGGGATTTAAACCTTGGATCTATAATAACGCGCCATATTCAGAATATTTTTTCAAATATGCAAAAAATACGCCTTGGTTTGTTAACATCGTCGCGGGAATGACTATAAATTACACAAACTATATCCGCGCCAATATATTATCGACAATCAATCAAGAAAAAGGGTTTCGCGTCAAATTAAAAAAATTTATTATTAAGATATTTCCCGTAAAAAGTATACGAGGAAAAATTATTAGAAAAATGTTTCCGAGAGGAAAGGGCATAAGAGAATGGCTTAGAGAAACTTATAATAATATTATCGAAAAAACACAAGGAAAAGATAAAATCGCACAAGTTGAGCATGAAAATCTTCTAAAACTACATGGTATATATAATAGAGCATTAAAAAAGCCGATTATTAAAAATGCAGTTTTGTTAGATTCAAAAAATGGAACCGATTTGGCCGGTAATGTTTTTAGAATTTTAGCAGAGATAATTAAGCCTGAATACAATTTGAAAGTATATTTATCAACGACCAAAGATGCCGCTGTACATATTACAAACATTCTACGAAACTATCAGTTGCATGATATGGTCACGTTAATTGAGTGGAGAAGTAAAAAATACTTTACTTGTTTGGCGCGGGCAAAGTACCTTGTTACTGATTTGTATATGCCATCTGAATTTTTAAAAAGAGAAGAACAGATCTTAATTAGTACAGCCCACGGAACGCCAATCAAAGTAATGGGAAAAGATTGTCACACGGAAACTCAAGGCCACTTGCAAAGAACTCATACAATGGCGGATTATCAAACATTCCCGAGTGTATACATGAAGGAAAAACTATTTAGTGCATTTATGGAAGACAATTTTTTCAAAGGACATGCTTTGAAATCTGGTTATTGTCGAAATGATATTTTTTTTAATAGAGAAAGACGCGGCGAAATAAGGAGAAT
It includes:
- a CDS encoding teichoic acid ABC transporter ATP-binding protein, giving the protein MSKKTMIEVKDVTMRFRMNNDKILSMKEFVTTALRGKLEYNEFTALEHVSFEVKKGETLGLIGRNGAGKSTMLKVISGILKPTEGSVKVSGNIVPMLELGSGFDFDLTGRENIFLNGAILGYSEKFIKAKYEEIVAFSELGQFIEMPIRNYSSGMLARLAFSVASMVEPEVLIVDEILSVGDADFQEKSRKRMLEMMGGGTTVLFVSHNIQQVKEMCNRVVWLEHGQVKAIGKSNEVCNEYAAT